The Streptomyces sp. CG1 genome window below encodes:
- a CDS encoding methyltransferase, with amino-acid sequence MEQTPAADTDLQFVMDTASGFWRSQALFSGVNLGLFTLLAREPAHEAELTQALGLHPDAARDFLDALVALGLLTRGDDGRYANAPAADRYLDREKDSYVGGFFTFMGHSLYPAWGRLSELLRSGARQEGRDSFGDWYRDLDQVRRFMDAMDSVSAPVTAALAHRFDWTPYRTFADLGGARGNLAGHVAAAHPHLRGVCFDLPALAPLFTEHMERLGTTGKVTFQGGDFRTDPLPEADVLLFGHVLHDWDEASRQLLVKRAFDAVRPGGALLIYEELLDDDRRGPARSLLMSLNMRLVRTGGSEYTAAQARDWLTAAGFADITVEDLTATERLVIARKKR; translated from the coding sequence ATGGAGCAGACGCCCGCGGCTGACACCGACCTGCAATTCGTCATGGACACCGCCAGCGGCTTCTGGCGGTCCCAGGCCCTGTTCAGCGGGGTGAACCTTGGCCTGTTCACCCTCCTGGCCAGGGAACCGGCTCATGAGGCGGAGCTGACCCAAGCCCTCGGCCTGCACCCGGACGCCGCCCGCGACTTCCTCGACGCCCTCGTGGCGCTCGGTCTGCTCACGCGCGGCGACGACGGCCGCTACGCCAACGCCCCGGCCGCCGACCGCTACCTGGACCGGGAGAAGGACTCCTACGTCGGCGGCTTCTTCACCTTCATGGGCCACTCCCTCTACCCCGCCTGGGGCCGACTGAGCGAACTGCTGCGCAGCGGAGCCCGGCAGGAGGGCAGGGACTCCTTCGGCGACTGGTACCGCGACCTCGACCAGGTGCGACGCTTCATGGACGCCATGGACAGCGTCTCGGCGCCCGTCACCGCCGCACTCGCGCACCGATTCGACTGGACCCCCTACCGCACCTTCGCCGACCTCGGCGGTGCGCGCGGCAACCTGGCCGGCCATGTGGCCGCGGCTCACCCGCACTTGCGCGGAGTGTGCTTCGATCTGCCGGCCCTCGCCCCGCTGTTCACCGAGCACATGGAACGGCTCGGCACCACCGGGAAGGTCACCTTCCAAGGCGGCGACTTCCGCACAGACCCGCTGCCGGAGGCCGATGTACTGCTGTTCGGGCACGTGCTGCACGACTGGGACGAGGCATCCCGGCAACTGCTCGTCAAGCGGGCCTTCGACGCCGTACGCCCGGGCGGCGCCCTGCTGATCTACGAGGAGCTGCTCGACGACGACCGGCGCGGCCCCGCGCGTTCCCTGCTGATGAGCCTCAACATGAGGCTCGTGCGCACCGGCGGCTCCGAGTACACGGCCGCCCAGGCCCGCGACTGGCTGACTGCCGCGGGATTCGCCGACATCACGGTCGAGGACCTCACCGCCACCGAGCGGCTCGTCATCGCCCGCAAGAAGAGGTGA
- a CDS encoding thioesterase II family protein → MTARADPWARWFPGPPVPAEAETILFCLPNAGGGAAPYLAWQRLLPPRLWAQPVQLPGRENRIGEPSAFDAGELAEGLARRADRPFALYGHSMGGVLACEAARVLLARGAPAPRRLYLGASHPPHLPCEWVRRWRALPDDALLAEVARLGGIPREVLGHGVIRRRLTTVLRSDLDWLAARPTTVPAPLPVPVVAVAGSDDPLAGPSVMPHWAPVTSAGLTVHTVRGGHLFHTEDPGALVALILADLLVGPTGPTRTSPEGDRHGADARG, encoded by the coding sequence ATGACAGCGCGGGCTGACCCCTGGGCACGCTGGTTCCCCGGGCCACCCGTCCCCGCGGAAGCGGAGACCATCCTCTTCTGCCTGCCCAACGCCGGCGGTGGCGCCGCACCCTATCTGGCCTGGCAGCGGCTGCTGCCACCGCGGCTGTGGGCCCAGCCCGTCCAGCTTCCCGGCCGCGAGAACCGGATCGGCGAACCGTCCGCCTTCGACGCGGGCGAACTGGCCGAGGGGCTCGCCCGCCGCGCGGACCGCCCCTTTGCCCTCTACGGGCACAGCATGGGCGGCGTCCTCGCCTGCGAGGCTGCCCGCGTGCTGCTCGCACGGGGTGCACCGGCCCCGCGCCGGCTCTACCTCGGCGCGAGCCACCCGCCGCACCTGCCGTGCGAGTGGGTACGGCGCTGGCGCGCACTCCCCGACGACGCTCTCCTCGCCGAGGTGGCCCGGCTGGGCGGCATCCCCCGCGAGGTGCTCGGCCACGGCGTCATCCGGCGCCGCCTCACCACGGTGCTCCGCTCCGACCTCGACTGGCTGGCCGCGCGGCCCACGACCGTACCGGCCCCCCTGCCCGTCCCTGTCGTGGCCGTCGCCGGGTCCGACGATCCGCTCGCCGGCCCTTCCGTCATGCCCCACTGGGCACCCGTCACCTCGGCCGGACTGACGGTACACACCGTGCGGGGCGGCCATCTCTTCCACACCGAGGACCCGGGCGCGCTCGTCGCCCTGATCCTCGCCGACCTCTTGGTCGGACCGACCGGTCCGACCCGTACCTCGCCCGAAGGAGATCGCCATGGAGCAGACGCCCGCGGCTGA
- a CDS encoding antibiotic biosynthesis monooxygenase, which translates to MGTVLPGDGYYTLVNVFTTEPVDQQAIYDAVVEATDVIEKFPGFISANVHRSHDGRRVVNYAQWRSKEDFDAMHRHPDVQAHFKACRAITDDIEPIFCRVSYVHRAADPAGGRHDSAG; encoded by the coding sequence GTGGGCACCGTCTTGCCTGGGGACGGCTACTACACCCTGGTCAACGTCTTCACCACCGAGCCCGTGGACCAGCAGGCCATCTACGACGCCGTCGTCGAGGCGACCGACGTCATCGAGAAGTTCCCCGGATTCATCTCCGCCAACGTCCACCGCAGCCACGACGGGCGACGTGTCGTCAACTACGCGCAGTGGCGCAGCAAGGAGGACTTCGACGCCATGCACCGCCATCCGGACGTCCAGGCCCACTTCAAGGCCTGCCGGGCGATCACCGACGACATCGAACCGATCTTCTGCCGGGTCTCCTACGTGCACCGGGCAGCCGACCCGGCAGGAGGACGGCATGACAGCGCGGGCTGA
- a CDS encoding ketosynthase chain-length factor, producing MTSAAAMTPTAPHADTARIVVTGVGVVAPNGLSAEDHWRATLARRSGLRTLGRFDPSRYPARVGGELTDFSPAGRVPGRLVPQTDRVTQFALIAADEALRDAKVTVGDLGTFDTGVITAAGCGGFEFGQRELQKLWSEGPHRVSAYQSFAWFYAVNTGQLSIRHGARGAACVVVAEQAGGLDAFATARRRLRAGDLKVALVGGLDAPLSPWGLTAQLPNGLLSTEPDPACAYLPFDRRARGYVPGEGGAILVLEELRAARERGAPAVHGELAGYAATFDAAPGSGRPSTLTKAITAALTDAGLDAAGIDAVVADASGVPERDAEEAAALAEVFGPRGVPVCLPKTMTGRLYAGGAPLDVATALRMLRDHTVPAAVGTAAVPDDYAIDVVVGEHRHLPVRTVLVLARGHGGFNSALVVRAA from the coding sequence ATGACCAGCGCCGCCGCGATGACGCCCACCGCCCCGCATGCCGACACCGCGCGCATCGTCGTCACGGGCGTGGGCGTCGTCGCCCCCAACGGGCTGAGCGCCGAGGACCACTGGCGGGCCACCCTGGCCCGGCGCAGCGGACTGCGCACGCTCGGCCGCTTCGACCCGTCCCGCTATCCGGCACGCGTCGGCGGCGAACTGACGGACTTCAGCCCTGCCGGACGGGTGCCCGGCCGCCTCGTGCCGCAGACCGACCGCGTCACCCAGTTCGCCCTCATCGCAGCCGACGAGGCACTGCGGGACGCCAAAGTCACCGTCGGCGACCTCGGCACCTTCGACACCGGAGTGATCACCGCGGCCGGCTGCGGCGGCTTCGAGTTCGGCCAGCGTGAACTGCAAAAGCTCTGGAGCGAGGGCCCGCACCGGGTCAGCGCCTACCAGTCCTTCGCCTGGTTCTACGCCGTCAACACCGGCCAGCTCTCCATCCGGCACGGCGCCCGGGGCGCGGCCTGCGTGGTCGTCGCGGAGCAGGCCGGCGGACTCGACGCGTTCGCCACCGCCCGGCGCCGGCTGCGCGCGGGCGACCTCAAGGTGGCCCTCGTCGGCGGCCTGGACGCCCCGCTCTCCCCGTGGGGACTGACCGCACAGCTCCCCAACGGCCTGCTCAGCACCGAGCCCGACCCGGCATGCGCGTATCTGCCCTTCGACCGTAGGGCACGCGGGTACGTGCCGGGGGAGGGCGGCGCGATCCTGGTCCTGGAAGAGCTTCGGGCGGCCCGCGAACGCGGTGCGCCGGCCGTCCACGGCGAACTCGCCGGCTACGCCGCCACCTTCGATGCGGCTCCCGGCTCCGGCCGTCCCTCCACCCTGACGAAAGCGATCACCGCAGCCCTCACCGACGCCGGACTCGACGCCGCCGGCATCGACGCCGTCGTAGCCGATGCCAGCGGAGTGCCGGAACGCGACGCCGAGGAGGCGGCCGCGCTCGCCGAGGTGTTCGGCCCGCGCGGAGTTCCGGTCTGCCTGCCCAAGACCATGACCGGCCGGCTGTACGCGGGAGGGGCACCCCTCGACGTCGCCACCGCGCTGCGGATGCTGCGCGATCACACGGTCCCGGCCGCGGTCGGCACCGCGGCCGTCCCCGACGACTACGCCATCGACGTCGTCGTCGGCGAGCACCGCCACCTCCCGGTCCGGACCGTGCTGGTCCTGGCCCGGGGCCACGGCGGATTCAACTCCGCGCTGGTTGTCCGCGCGGCATGA
- a CDS encoding beta-ketoacyl synthase — translation MRRAVITGMGVVAPGGVGVKPFWEQITSGRSATRPVTLFDASAYRSRIAGEVDFDPVEAGLGHREAAELDRMVQFALAALAEAQAGSGLDTERLDPARVGVALGTAVGATMGLESQYAAVSRHGRDWLTDHELAAPNLFDFFVPSSLAREVAWAAKAEGPAAVVSTGCTSGLDAVGHALDLIRDGSADVMITGASDAPLSPITYACFDALRATSPDNHDPAGACRPFDRTRNGFALGEGAAVFVLEELEHARRRGAHIHAELAGFATRANAYHMTGLRPDGAEMAEAIRVALRQARLAPEDIDYVNAHGSGTRQNDLHETAAFKRALGPAAYDIPVSSIKSMIGHALGSVGSIEIAACALAVEHGVVPPTANLHEPDPECDLDYVPLVARELRVDAALTVGSGFGGFQSAAVLHRLEDR, via the coding sequence GTGCGCCGGGCAGTCATCACCGGAATGGGAGTCGTCGCGCCTGGCGGCGTCGGGGTCAAGCCCTTCTGGGAACAGATCACTTCTGGCAGGTCCGCCACCCGCCCCGTCACCCTCTTCGACGCCTCCGCCTACCGCTCGCGCATCGCGGGCGAGGTCGACTTCGACCCGGTGGAGGCCGGACTCGGGCACCGTGAGGCAGCCGAACTCGACCGCATGGTCCAGTTCGCGCTCGCCGCCCTGGCCGAGGCACAGGCGGGCAGCGGGCTCGACACCGAACGTCTGGACCCAGCACGCGTCGGTGTCGCACTGGGCACCGCCGTCGGCGCCACCATGGGGCTGGAGAGCCAGTACGCGGCCGTCAGCCGGCACGGCCGGGACTGGCTGACCGACCACGAACTCGCCGCGCCGAACCTCTTCGACTTCTTCGTACCCTCCTCACTCGCCCGCGAGGTCGCCTGGGCCGCCAAGGCCGAGGGGCCGGCGGCCGTGGTCTCCACCGGATGCACCTCCGGTCTGGACGCCGTCGGCCACGCCCTGGACCTGATCCGCGACGGCTCCGCGGACGTCATGATCACCGGGGCCTCGGACGCCCCGCTGTCGCCCATCACCTACGCCTGCTTCGACGCACTGCGCGCGACCTCACCCGACAACCACGACCCCGCCGGCGCCTGCCGGCCGTTCGACCGTACCCGCAACGGCTTCGCGCTCGGCGAAGGCGCCGCCGTCTTCGTCCTGGAGGAACTGGAGCACGCCCGGCGGCGCGGCGCCCACATCCACGCCGAACTCGCCGGCTTCGCCACCCGCGCCAACGCCTACCACATGACCGGGCTGCGTCCCGACGGTGCGGAGATGGCCGAAGCCATCCGCGTGGCGTTGCGACAGGCCCGACTGGCGCCCGAGGACATCGACTACGTCAACGCCCACGGTTCCGGCACCCGGCAGAACGACCTCCATGAGACGGCCGCCTTCAAACGCGCCCTCGGGCCCGCCGCCTACGACATCCCGGTCAGCTCCATCAAGTCCATGATCGGGCACGCCCTCGGCTCGGTCGGCTCCATCGAGATCGCCGCCTGCGCCCTGGCCGTCGAGCACGGCGTCGTCCCGCCGACCGCCAACCTCCACGAGCCGGACCCGGAATGCGACCTGGACTACGTACCGCTGGTGGCCAGGGAACTGCGCGTGGACGCGGCCCTGACCGTCGGCAGCGGCTTCGGCGGCTTCCAGAGCGCGGCCGTCCTGCACAGGCTGGAGGACCGATGA
- a CDS encoding cupin domain-containing protein, which translates to MSGLVKISMGDVTPSIRLGGAIRPLLTPASVGAGSGFLGTMTLEPGEFVAEHYHPYSDEFLFVSQGSVAVRVDGQELVLDSGDALMVPRFGSHRYENRGEATALIVFQIAPLAPSPEQGHVEVERPPHPAAVPPAVGK; encoded by the coding sequence GTGTCGGGTCTGGTCAAGATATCGATGGGCGACGTGACACCGAGCATCCGGCTCGGCGGCGCGATCCGCCCGCTGCTGACCCCCGCGTCGGTCGGAGCCGGCTCGGGCTTCCTCGGGACGATGACGCTCGAACCAGGCGAATTCGTCGCCGAGCACTACCATCCCTACTCGGACGAGTTCCTGTTCGTGTCCCAGGGCTCGGTCGCTGTCCGCGTCGACGGCCAAGAACTCGTCCTCGACAGCGGCGACGCCCTGATGGTGCCGCGCTTCGGCTCGCACCGGTACGAGAACCGGGGCGAGGCGACCGCCCTGATCGTCTTCCAGATCGCCCCGCTCGCGCCCAGCCCCGAGCAGGGCCATGTGGAGGTCGAGAGGCCCCCACACCCGGCCGCCGTCCCTCCGGCTGTAGGGAAGTGA
- a CDS encoding TcmI family type II polyketide cyclase encodes MQRVLFIDRMRPDDAPEVAKIWTEHDATGLPGEIGVARRTLYRFRGLYVHMVEARDGIEQDLTDRILAARTHPEFTRTRDALADFLTPYAPDCHSLADTRAEAFYHWRA; translated from the coding sequence ATGCAGCGCGTGCTGTTCATCGACCGGATGCGCCCCGACGACGCCCCTGAGGTCGCCAAGATCTGGACCGAGCACGACGCGACCGGGCTACCGGGCGAGATCGGCGTCGCCCGCCGCACCCTCTACCGCTTCCGGGGCCTGTACGTGCACATGGTCGAGGCACGGGACGGCATCGAGCAGGACCTCACCGACCGCATCCTGGCCGCCCGCACCCACCCGGAGTTCACCCGCACCCGGGACGCCCTGGCGGACTTCCTGACGCCGTACGCACCGGACTGCCACAGCCTCGCCGACACCCGGGCCGAGGCCTTCTACCACTGGCGGGCCTAG
- a CDS encoding amino acid adenylation domain-containing protein: MSEGTMYAWFADCAARHPGAVALEVDGRALTYGELHELAGRIAQSIVRANNGAAPAVVALHAARTRTAYAGYLAALRLGSTVVPLSPSFPRARNETAVRASGTELVLTHGPDPGLPAPAVALEAPAEHICPVGPGPSPDDVAYVLFTSGSTGAPKGVPIRHRNVCAYLEHVITRYGLGPGSRVSQTFDLTFDLSVFDLFAAWGAGATLVVPTRGELLAPASFVARRGITHWFSVPSVVSVAQRLGRLPEGAMPGLKWSLFCGEPFTLAQARAWRQAAPHSTIENLYGPTELTLSCTHFRLPDDPDSWPASTGGTVPIGEPHPGLETLVVGKDGFPAATGELCVRGAQRFGGYLAPADNRGRFMAFDGQRATVWSGPGGPGDDLWYRTGDLVRREPAGLVHLGRLDDQVKVQGYRVEPGEIESALRDQPGVQDAIVVALTDPAGATVLHAVHTGSAAPDAERLLDALRARLPRHMVPRTVTHWPDLPLGPNGKVDRASIRATLARV; this comes from the coding sequence ATGTCCGAGGGCACGATGTACGCGTGGTTCGCGGACTGCGCGGCACGCCACCCGGGCGCCGTCGCGCTGGAGGTGGACGGCCGCGCACTGACCTATGGTGAACTCCACGAACTGGCCGGGCGGATCGCCCAATCGATCGTCCGGGCCAACAACGGCGCGGCGCCGGCGGTGGTGGCCCTGCACGCCGCCCGGACGCGCACCGCCTACGCCGGCTATCTGGCCGCGCTCCGCCTCGGCAGCACGGTCGTTCCGCTCAGCCCGTCCTTTCCCAGGGCACGGAACGAGACCGCCGTACGGGCCTCCGGCACGGAGCTTGTACTCACCCACGGGCCCGACCCGGGGCTGCCCGCCCCCGCCGTCGCCCTCGAAGCCCCGGCGGAACACATATGTCCCGTCGGCCCGGGCCCGTCACCGGACGACGTGGCGTACGTGCTCTTCACCTCCGGCTCCACCGGAGCCCCGAAGGGCGTGCCCATCCGGCACCGCAACGTCTGCGCGTATCTGGAGCACGTCATCACGCGTTACGGGCTGGGCCCGGGATCCCGGGTGAGCCAGACCTTCGACCTCACCTTCGATCTGTCGGTCTTCGACCTGTTCGCCGCCTGGGGCGCGGGCGCCACCCTCGTCGTCCCGACCCGAGGCGAACTCCTCGCGCCGGCCAGCTTCGTGGCCCGGCGCGGCATCACCCACTGGTTCTCGGTCCCATCCGTCGTCTCCGTCGCGCAGCGCCTGGGCCGACTGCCCGAGGGCGCCATGCCGGGCCTGAAGTGGAGCCTGTTCTGCGGCGAGCCGTTCACCCTCGCCCAGGCCCGCGCCTGGCGGCAGGCGGCCCCGCACAGCACCATCGAGAACCTCTACGGCCCCACCGAACTCACTCTCAGCTGCACGCACTTCCGGCTCCCCGACGACCCCGACAGCTGGCCCGCATCCACGGGCGGCACCGTGCCGATCGGCGAGCCGCACCCGGGCCTGGAGACCCTCGTCGTCGGCAAGGACGGGTTCCCGGCCGCCACCGGGGAACTCTGTGTGCGCGGCGCGCAGCGGTTCGGCGGCTATCTCGCCCCGGCCGACAACCGCGGCCGCTTCATGGCCTTCGACGGGCAGCGAGCCACAGTCTGGTCCGGGCCCGGCGGGCCCGGCGACGACCTGTGGTACCGCACCGGCGATCTGGTACGCCGGGAGCCGGCCGGACTCGTCCACCTCGGCCGCCTCGACGACCAGGTCAAGGTGCAGGGCTACCGGGTCGAGCCGGGCGAGATCGAATCCGCGCTCCGCGATCAGCCCGGCGTCCAGGACGCCATCGTCGTGGCCCTCACCGACCCCGCCGGCGCCACCGTGCTGCACGCCGTGCACACCGGCAGCGCCGCCCCGGACGCAGAACGGCTGCTCGACGCGCTCCGCGCCCGGCTGCCACGGCACATGGTGCCCCGCACCGTCACCCACTGGCCGGACCTTCCGCTGGGCCCCAACGGCAAGGTCGACCGTGCCTCCATCCGGGCCACGCTGGCCCGCGTCTGA
- a CDS encoding SRPBCC family protein: MASSTDNSVFIDAPLDLVWRLTNDVRGWPDLFTEYASVDVLHEEGDTVRFRLTMVPDDDGTVWSWVSERTTFAATRSVRAHRVETGPFVYMLIDWTYESEGDGTRMRWRQEFEARPDAPFDDAGITKRINDNTAVQMSVIKRKVELAAQSA, translated from the coding sequence ATGGCCTCCAGCACCGACAACTCGGTCTTCATCGACGCTCCGCTCGATCTCGTCTGGCGGCTGACCAACGACGTCCGAGGCTGGCCCGACCTCTTCACCGAATACGCGTCCGTCGACGTGCTCCACGAGGAGGGCGACACCGTCCGCTTCCGGCTCACCATGGTGCCGGACGACGACGGCACCGTCTGGAGCTGGGTCAGCGAGCGCACCACCTTCGCTGCGACCCGCTCCGTCCGAGCCCATCGTGTGGAGACCGGCCCCTTCGTCTACATGCTCATCGACTGGACGTACGAGTCCGAGGGCGACGGCACCCGGATGCGCTGGCGGCAGGAGTTCGAGGCACGCCCGGACGCGCCCTTCGACGACGCCGGCATCACCAAGCGGATCAACGACAACACGGCCGTCCAGATGTCCGTCATCAAACGCAAGGTCGAGCTGGCCGCCCAGTCGGCCTGA
- a CDS encoding acyl carrier protein, whose protein sequence is MTTTMTGAAFLTLLTTSIGLEPETPETTDTAGDATLTDLGLDSLGVIELEKVLIDEYGVELPEHAPAMSLKQILDHVNAVLGKEH, encoded by the coding sequence ATGACCACCACCATGACCGGCGCAGCCTTCCTCACGCTGCTCACCACAAGCATCGGACTCGAGCCCGAGACCCCCGAGACCACCGACACCGCCGGTGATGCCACGCTGACCGACCTCGGCCTGGACTCCCTCGGCGTCATCGAGCTGGAGAAGGTGCTCATCGACGAGTACGGCGTCGAACTCCCCGAGCACGCACCCGCGATGAGCCTGAAGCAGATCCTCGATCACGTGAACGCCGTCCTCGGCAAGGAGCACTGA
- a CDS encoding methyltransferase, with amino-acid sequence MKELTLEKLIDLTRTHAGEAEEGALDGDVIDVLFTNLGYDSVALLEVVGQIKHQYGIDLSDETVGEMRTPRQVLDKVNEVIGARSPSHPVKERQHVTDNASTDTRTDKTTDAVVPDEGHFLPNDLYGLQLVLLASGGRLFQIVHALGELKIADHLDDGPLPIDELARRAGAHELSLQRVLRCSAMLGIFAEGPTGVFRTTPVAKALTSDNPHGVLPLLRYNHMELTARPFDEILHSVRTGEPAFPKTFGVSFNEYLENNPEADRFCDDFQSYWARQFAEEELDQWDLGRFGSIADLGGGDGYFLAQALRRYPAMTAWLLDLPWMAKKAEGVLAEHQVADRAQIIGGDLLTDPVPEGAEAYFVKAVFMRFSDQQAEHALRNIRTAIGDTGARLLIVDSVLKPGNAWDHGKLLDVDMLVLHGGRKRTLDDWHGLFSRTGFRLRNEPVYHWDLLECEPV; translated from the coding sequence ATGAAGGAGCTGACCTTGGAGAAGCTGATCGACCTCACCAGGACGCATGCGGGAGAGGCCGAGGAAGGAGCCCTGGACGGCGACGTCATCGACGTCCTCTTCACCAACCTCGGGTACGACTCCGTGGCTCTGCTCGAGGTCGTCGGCCAGATCAAGCACCAGTACGGGATCGACCTTTCCGACGAGACCGTGGGCGAGATGCGCACCCCCCGCCAGGTGCTCGACAAGGTCAACGAGGTCATCGGGGCCCGGAGCCCGTCCCATCCAGTCAAGGAGCGCCAGCACGTGACCGATAACGCAAGCACCGACACCCGAACCGACAAGACGACGGACGCCGTCGTCCCCGACGAGGGGCACTTCCTCCCCAACGACCTCTACGGCCTGCAACTCGTCCTGCTCGCCTCCGGCGGCCGGCTCTTCCAGATCGTGCACGCCCTCGGCGAGCTGAAGATCGCCGACCACCTCGACGACGGACCGCTGCCGATCGACGAACTCGCCCGCAGGGCCGGCGCGCACGAACTCTCCCTCCAGCGCGTGCTGCGCTGCTCCGCCATGCTCGGCATCTTCGCCGAAGGCCCCACCGGAGTGTTCCGCACGACACCGGTGGCCAAGGCGCTCACCAGCGACAACCCGCACGGCGTACTGCCGCTCCTGCGGTACAACCACATGGAGCTGACCGCGCGGCCCTTCGACGAGATCCTGCACAGCGTCCGCACCGGCGAACCAGCCTTCCCCAAGACCTTCGGCGTCTCCTTCAACGAGTACCTGGAGAACAACCCCGAGGCCGACCGGTTCTGCGACGACTTCCAGTCCTACTGGGCCCGTCAGTTCGCCGAGGAAGAACTCGACCAGTGGGACCTCGGCCGCTTCGGCAGCATCGCCGACCTCGGCGGCGGCGACGGCTACTTCCTGGCCCAGGCCCTGCGCCGCTACCCGGCAATGACCGCCTGGCTCCTCGACCTGCCGTGGATGGCGAAGAAGGCCGAAGGCGTTCTCGCCGAGCACCAGGTGGCCGACCGAGCGCAGATCATCGGCGGCGACCTGCTCACCGACCCGGTGCCCGAAGGAGCCGAGGCCTACTTCGTCAAGGCCGTCTTCATGCGCTTCTCCGACCAGCAGGCCGAGCACGCCCTGCGGAACATCCGCACCGCGATCGGCGACACCGGCGCCCGGCTGCTCATCGTCGACTCCGTGCTCAAGCCCGGCAACGCCTGGGACCACGGCAAGCTGCTCGACGTCGACATGCTCGTGCTGCACGGCGGCCGCAAACGCACCCTCGACGACTGGCACGGACTCTTCTCCCGCACCGGATTCCGGCTGCGCAACGAGCCCGTCTACCACTGGGACCTCCTCGAATGCGAGCCCGTCTGA